Part of the Bacillus sp. THAF10 genome is shown below.
TTTACCCTTGTCCCTGTTTTCCTAGCCGAATTGACAAGACCTGTATTTACCACTGATTTTGCGCAAATTGTAATAGAAACCATCTTTAAACTTCTCTTACTCTTTGCCTATATCTATTTCATTTCCTTCACCCCAATTATCAAAAGGGTGTTTCAATATCATGGTGCAGAACATAAAGTGATTAACGCATTTGAAAACGGGAAAGAATTAACTATAAGCAATATTCAGGCAGAGTCTAGACTACATTATCGTTGCGGTAGCAGCTTCATCCTATTTACCGTCATTGTTGGATTTTTCGTCTATCTACTCGTCCCGACAGATCCATTATGGGCCCGTGTGTTAAACCGCTTAGCACTGATTCCTGTTGTTCTGGGAATTTCCTTTGAAGTGTTACAGCTTACCAATAAAGTACGAGACATTCCCGTACTAAAATTTTTAGGGTACCCTGGCCTTTGGCTGCAGCTTTTAACGACAAAGGAGCCTACGGATGACCAGGTAGAGGTGGCCATTCATTCTTTTAACAAGCTTTTAGACCTAGATCAAGATTCAGAGAAAAAGATTACAGAAGAAATAGTATAAAAATCCGCAACAAGCCTTATCCTAGAAAATATACTATAAAACAATCAGTGTTGGTAACTTGCCTGTTACCTGGGAGGTGGCACAGTTGAAGAGAAGCCTATCAAAATCTATTTTTTATGTTTTAGCTTCTTTGGCAGCTTTCGCTTTAATCATACAATTGATCAAAAATCCAGGCGATTTGTTTACAAGTCTCCTGTTAATCATTGGTGGTGTAACGGTTTTTTACCTGATTTTCAGGTATTTCATTCAAGGTCGATTAACCGGTGGCGGCGATGCCCGTTATAGCAAAGCAGTAAAACAATCAAAAAAACGTTATGGAACAAATACTACTTCTGCAGCACAAAGACAAAGTGTCAGTCCTATAAAGGAAAGAGTTGGCTCTAAGCCTGCCACCCAAAAAAGAAAAGCCCCATCCCACTTAACGGTCATTGAAGGGAAAAAGGGCAAAAAGAAAAACCGAGCTTTCTTCTAATGGAAAGTTCGTTTTTTTTATTTATAGTCTGTGTTGAAGAATTTTATTTCTACTGCGAATAGAAATGACAGCCGTAATCAACGTTGCTGTCGTGCTCTTTTCGTGGAGGAAGATTTAAACATGTAGCAATCTTTTAGAAAAGAGCCTCTTAGTAACACCACCTCAGCAAA
Proteins encoded:
- a CDS encoding DUF1385 domain-containing protein, which codes for MSNDSKPVYGGQAVVEGVMFGGKRHYVTAIRRKDNSIEYLHVPRKTNPTLQKLKKIPFLRGIVAIVEAAGNGSKHLNFSTERYDVDPSQDEDEIYNKKEPSKLEMVLSVALVGILSFIFGKFIFTLVPVFLAELTRPVFTTDFAQIVIETIFKLLLLFAYIYFISFTPIIKRVFQYHGAEHKVINAFENGKELTISNIQAESRLHYRCGSSFILFTVIVGFFVYLLVPTDPLWARVLNRLALIPVVLGISFEVLQLTNKVRDIPVLKFLGYPGLWLQLLTTKEPTDDQVEVAIHSFNKLLDLDQDSEKKITEEIV
- a CDS encoding SA1362 family protein; translation: MKRSLSKSIFYVLASLAAFALIIQLIKNPGDLFTSLLLIIGGVTVFYLIFRYFIQGRLTGGGDARYSKAVKQSKKRYGTNTTSAAQRQSVSPIKERVGSKPATQKRKAPSHLTVIEGKKGKKKNRAFF